The following is a genomic window from Neodiprion lecontei isolate iyNeoLeco1 chromosome 4, iyNeoLeco1.1, whole genome shotgun sequence.
TAGCAACAatacttataaaaaaaacgttatGAAGTTAAGAAGGTTAAGCGTTAAAATCGTCAGAAAATCTATTTGCTAGTATAATTCTAGTTATTTTatagttttctttcttttcacatCATCGGTAAAATCAGAGTATAATAAAAGATCGCACGTTTCAGACGAAGCTGGAAAGAAATTCCGTTTCGTTCACAACGTCGACGGGCCTCCCAGATACTCGATTTTGAATTACCAGAAAGTCAAGAAGGATTCCTATCATTGGGTCGTGATCGGCAACTACACGCGTGAGTATTGAGAGTTAATTTGGACGCGACATTAGGTAAAAAGTCTCGACGTATATTCGCGGGTTCGAAGCGAAGACCATTCCCGGCATCTTACTTTCAGAGGATGACAACGGCGCACCGTTGCTCTACATCGAGAAGGGCTTGATGAAGTTCCGAGGGCAAACGGAAGGCGGACGCGAGTTCTTTCCAAACTCGACTTGTGCTCAGCCGTGTGAAATCGACCAGGTAAAGTTCAGGGAACGGCTGGATCCGTGCTGCTACAAGTGCAGGAACTGCGGTCACTACCAGGTGAAACTGGGCGAGCACCGTTGCGAGGACTGTCTGGAGGGAACGCGGCCAACATCGAACAGGACCTTCTGCGAGGACATTCCGGAGGACTTCATCGACTATTCGAGTCCTTGGGCGATAGCCGCGATGGCGGTCGCGAGCTGCGGTGATTATACGAACCCTGATTGGAAGCGCCTTTATCGACCCTTTACCGTAGTCAGAATGAACGATGTTTCGCAGGGATCCTGGTCACCCTCTTCGTGCTCTTCGTATTCTGGATATACAGCGAGACCCCCGTGATCAAGGCGTCGGGACGCGAGCTCTCCTCCCTCCTTCTTCTCGGCACCCTCGTCTCGTTTCTGATGACCTTTGCGGTTGTCGCCAAACCGGACAGCGGTACCTGTACCATAACCAGATTCGGAATCGGACTGTGCTACACTCTTTGCTACGCGGCACTTGTCACCAAGACCAACAGGATACACAGGATATTCAACAACATGACGCACAGTCCGCACAAGCCCAGGTATCAGATGCCAACGTTATGCATGACAAGAATTTCTGGTACCCTGATCAATGCCTCGTGAGAAACATTTCGGAACGTCGATTGCGAAGTATCGGAATTATCTTCAGGGGTTATACCTAGTCAGGAGGCCGGAAAAAGGATTATTCGGGGATTTTCAAAAAGTccaaaaagttgaaaaatttttcaaaagcatCCGACTGGGTACAACCCCTCCGTCTTTTCCTCAAATCTCAGTGATGACGAACCGCTGATCCGAACTGCTCCATGAAAATCTTTCAACTCCAGATACACGAGTCCCAAGTCCCAGCTGATAATAACGGGTCTCCTCACATCCATCGAAGTCGTGATAAACGCGGTGTGGCTGATGAAGGTCCCACCGTCGGTGAACCACATTTACCCCTCAAGAGACGTCAGGCTGAGGATATGCAGGGGGCTGGAGGACCGTTCTTACATGGTGGGGTTGATCTACCCGTGTTTCCTGATCGGTGAGAGCGAATGGATCGAGTCCGAGTGTCGTGCTTCAATTTCCACccttttttccattcaaactCGTCTGTCTTTCCAGTGATCTGCACCCTTTACGCGGTGAAGACGAGGAAGTGCCCGGAGGGTTTCAACGAGACGCGTTACATAGCCTTCACTAACTACACGACCATCATACTCTGGCTCGCCTTCGTCCCGCTCTACCTTGTCTCGACGAACAACGACATCCGGGTCGTAACCCTGGCCCTGTCCCTCTCGCTGAGCGGGTTGGTCCAGCTGGCCTGTCTCTTCTTCCCGAAGGTCTACATCGTGCTTATGAAGCCCGAGAAGAACACCAAGGAATTGGTGATGGCCCAGCACAGGAGCTCTTCGTACCTCGCTGCGCCCGCGACTCCCGTCGTTGTCCTTAACGGTATCGATCTTTTCCGATGCTAATGACATTAATTAACGAACCCGAGAGCGTGACGGTGTTTCTTCCATTACCGATTTCCATTCCAGAGAACGGTGTAAGCTCCTACGTCCACGGTAGCGATTCGTCGATAAAGACGGGCGGCGGTGGGAGTGACGCCTCGACCTTGAACCtttgtaaattaaaatatattcatattaaaatataaaatataattgtagAATCGAGTTATATATCGAAGAAGCTTAGAAGTCACGATACTTACGACGATTACCCGCGACCATGGCAAATTCTCTTTATTGTTGTTGCATATTTCAGGGAAAATCAAGCCGATCTTGAAAGACCAGAGCATCACTTCGGCGGCCCTTAATGCCAAGGATACGTTGAAGAATTTACAAATCAGGACAATGTGAATACTGGATGAtgtttaattgaaatatttagaGTTAATTGTATGATAGGAAGAATTGAAGTTAAGTGAGTATAACTGAGGCCAAATCAAAGTCAACAAGTACATATCGCTAAGCTAAGTAtacacacgcatgtatatatatatgtaacgaGCATCTACgtaaatgtaaaatatcaggtaacaaataattgatattatatatatatattatataatatattatctatcatatatatacataatttatatttttttaattacttttgcttctttttttgaGAAGCTTATAACCAATATATTGCACCGGGTTACCCTGAAATTGTGTATCATATTTACGTATATTACGTATAAGATGCGTAATCGCGtaagaaagattttttttcttctgcgCTTCGCCgcattttctgaaattcaaaactcGTTACCATAAAGCACAATTCACCGAGTGAATCGTCATAAAAGCGTAAACATTCCATGTAGACGGTAACAATTGTACATCGATACCGAAGTGTGTTATATGTAGTGTAAACTACGTATTCGAAGTAATTGTCAAAGATGAGGTTATACTTATACGATGATTATCAATGTAGATATATACGTTAACATTCACTTACTGGATCATTGTAGATAGGAAAtgaatcgttaaaaaatgcactttgtatataatttgtacatacaagattgaaataaaattggtaATAtgttatttcaacgaaaattagtAACTGAgctgttaattttttacgcCGCAAATTACTCGGCTTGATCAATTGCTCCTTTTTAACTTTCCCGCTGTACCCgcgttcctgggggtccaattagtctgGAAAGGGTCGCGCGAATCGATCCTGAGACTGACAACGTTTTgctgaaaaaagtaaggctttTTAATGAAAAGATTGGTACACTCCGTTCAGGTTTAATGATTTATTAGAACTATTGATCTATACATATTACTAGCTGTCGGAGATTAGCGTAGATATAATCTCAATAACCATGAATATTGTTTCAACGCATGACGAATCTGCTAAAAATCTTCTTCGTTACGATACGCTAACGTTAatagtgataaaaaaagaaaaaaaaaaaaaaaattaagagtaAAACGTGTATCCACGTTGTAAATATGTTACAAAACATTTAATATATGTTTGAGAAGTTAAATTTCATTACGCCCGACGAGTCATACCCCGTCTATAGTTATTATAaatcttatacatatatatacttgAGTATCTATCCGCTAACGAATTCGTGTATGATAATTTTACTTTAAATAATCCAATCAACAATCGTTATACATAGCATCTGCACTAACTACAACTCAATATAATACACCTCTGATCGTATATCTTAATCTATGTACATGCAAAATCTAACAATGTGATGTCACGtggtttttcactttttattacaattatttattatctatTACGCAACCACACGTATATACAATATCAAACGAGACAGCgagtcaaaattcaaattaaacaAATGCCAAGTACACTCAAAttctggagaaaaattttatgtcaATCAAGTTCTACTCTCGTATTTTATATGCTAAAAGCTGTGCGGCTAGAAGCGTGTTTCAGAAGCAGCCCGTTTCTCGAAAATCGCGGGCCGAATTATAGACacggaataaaaattcttcttgCTTTCAGATCAGTTTTCGGCGGGTTGACAGATTAGTATCAAAAATGATTCTAGCCACGATTGTCAAACAATTCTTTCATTGTGCGGACATACTGTAAAGTCTTGTGCGATTCGTCTTTAAGTTTTAACGTCGTATCGAATTAAAGCCAACAAGATTAGGATgcgcaaaaattttccatcccTATTGGAAGTTGGTAATTTAATCCACTGCCATAGAATGCCAAATTATAACAAGTACTCa
Proteins encoded in this region:
- the LOC107228176 gene encoding metabotropic glutamate receptor 6-like isoform X1, which gives rise to MTRTRFTLLILLAAATDARVAGMQPYLNMSGDITLGALFPIHRKGSDGEDCGRIQTEDGIQPLEAMLYTLQQINQDPDILPGIKLGALVFDSCDNPSHALKQALYFVKGFIAHVNTYHQQEFHCLDGSAPKFLGGGFDKVVAVLAAQSSSVTIQVASMLRLFAVPQISYMATSPSLSSKDKFPHFFRTVPSDVNQAHAMLEILKDFGWTYVSIVYSDTEYGNHGYETLDSLASNYSICFSAPHRINKEQFSDEDYDGVIRTITNKTEVRVVVLFAEKSTTLRVLEAARRVGVGERFVWIGSDAWSTANHKEVMTARSDELQVDEMTVLEGALAVQPLSGRMSGFDEYFTNLTLDHKALNPWFSEFWEEYHHCDQEGEPAHDNETMPQVSLFPRVTLSPDTSCTSPRLTIEEANGYKQQRFLHFVRDAVYAVAYALHDLHQVRCGKNYTGICDDMRHIDGETISAYLSNVSFNDEAGKKFRFVHNVDGPPRYSILNYQKVKKDSYHWVVIGNYTQDDNGAPLLYIEKGLMKFRGQTEGGREFFPNSTCAQPCEIDQVKFRERLDPCCYKCRNCGHYQVKLGEHRCEDCLEGTRPTSNRTFCEDIPEDFIDYSSPWAIAAMAVASCGILVTLFVLFVFWIYSETPVIKASGRELSSLLLLGTLVSFLMTFAVVAKPDSGTCTITRFGIGLCYTLCYAALVTKTNRIHRIFNNMTHSPHKPRYTSPKSQLIITGLLTSIEVVINAVWLMKVPPSVNHIYPSRDVRLRICRGLEDRSYMVGLIYPCFLIVICTLYAVKTRKCPEGFNETRYIAFTNYTTIILWLAFVPLYLVSTNNDIRVVTLALSLSLSGLVQLACLFFPKVYIVLMKPEKNTKELVMAQHRSSSYLAAPATPVVVLNENGVSSYVHGSDSSIKTGGGGSDASTLNLWKIKPILKDQSITSAALNAKDTLKNLQIRTM